In one Gossypium hirsutum isolate 1008001.06 chromosome D09, Gossypium_hirsutum_v2.1, whole genome shotgun sequence genomic region, the following are encoded:
- the LOC107892692 gene encoding uncharacterized protein, translated as MVTLFHDKVHKEIEVYVNDMIAKSAREESHVENLCKLFERLRKYKFKLNPAKYTFEVKPGKLLGFIVRERGIKIDSDKFRAIQDLTPSKTQKDVRAWATRRLRQYMLHYTIFLISKSDPLKYIFKKPSLSGRVARWQVVFSEYDIVYMSQKAIKGSTVVEFLANRAKEEYEPMSFDFPDEDIMSILKYEEEIWRVYFDGASKMIGHGIGAVLISSSGQYFPAIAKLMFTFTNNVAEYNACILALQIAIEKKIRVLKGFGDSALVVYQLRGEWETRDFQLIHYQTYVHGLIKNFDDVQFFHLPREENQFADALATLAAMFKVGSETEVQPIQLRVKDLLAHCAGVELGIDGKPWYVDFKRYLQYQQPSDCASGNDK; from the exons ATGGTGACACTATTTCATGACAAGGTGCATAAAGAGATTGAAGTTTATGTTAACGATATGATAGCAAAGTCCGCTAGGGAGGAAAGTCATGTGGAAAACCTCTGCAAACTATTTGAAAGATTGAGGAAATACAAATTCAAATTGAATCCAGCAAAATATACTTTCGAGGTAAAGCCGGGGAAGTTGTTGGGTTTCATAGTACGTGAACGGGGAattaaaatagattcagacaagTTTCGAGCAATTCAGGATTTGACACCCTCTAAAACTCAAAAGGATGTAAGAG CATGGGCCACCCGTCGACTAAGGCAATACATGTTGCATTACACCATTTTCCTCATCTCAAAGTCGGACCCTTTGAAGTACATTTTCAAGAAGCCATCATTATCAGGGAGAGTTGCTCGTTGGCAAGTGGTTTTCTCCGAGTATGACATCGTCTACATGTcccaaaaggctataaaaggaagcacAGTCGTTGAATTTCTAGCAAATCGCGCGAAAGAAGAATATGAGCCCATGAGTTttgatttcccagacgaagataTCATGTCAATTTTGAAGTACGAAGAAGAAATTTGGAGGGTGTATTTCGATGGAGCATCCAAAATGATTGGGCATGGAATTGGGGCGGTACTAATCTCTTCAAGTGGCCAGTACTTTCCCGCTATAGCTAAACTGATGTTCACCTTTACGAACAATGTAGCTGAATACAATGCATGCATTTTGGCACTCCAGATcgccattgagaaaaagattaGGGTTTTAAAAGGTTTTGGTGACTCAGCATTAGTTGTTTACCAATTAAGAGGAGAATGGGAAACAAGGGATTTCCAACTGATTCACTATCAAACATATGTGCATGGATTGATCAAAAATTTTGATGATGTTCAATTTTTTCATTTGCCAAGAGAAGAAAACCAGTTTGcagatgcattagctactctagctgcCATGTTCAAAGTAGGATCCGAAACAGAAGTGCAACCTATACAGCTAAGGGTCAAGGACTTGTTGGCCCACTGCGCGGGAGTAGAATTGGGAATAGATGGGAAACCATGGTATGTTGACTTTAAGCGATATTTGCAATACCAGCAACCCTCGGATTGCGCCTCAGGAAATGATAAATGA